A stretch of DNA from Roseovarius faecimaris:
GCAGCTTCTGAACGGGCTTCAGTTCGGTGTCATGCTGTTTCTGATGGCCGCCGGGCTGACGCTGGTCTTTGGCGTGATGGGGTTGATCAACCTCGCGCACGGCTCCCTCTATATGGTGGGTGCTTTTGCGGCGGCGGCGGTGGCGGGCTGGTCAGGCTCCTTCCTTCTGGGGCTTGCCGCGGCGCTCGCAGCAGCGGCGGCCGCAGGCGCTCTGGTCGAGATGCTCGTCATCCGGCGGCTCTATGACCGCGACCATCTCGATCAGGTGCTTGCCACTTTCGCGCTGATCCTGATCTTTTCCGAGGGCACCCGCTATATCTTCGGGTCCTTCCCGCTCTTTCTCGATATTCCCGACGCCCTGTCGGGCCCGGTGATCCTTCCTGGCGGGATCGCCTACCCGGCTTACCGTCTCGCGATTATCGTCACCGGCCTTGTCATCGCGGCGGGGCTTTTCCTGCTGATTGCGCGCACGCGGCTGGGGGTGCGCATCCGCGCAGGAGAGGCCGACCGCGAGATGATCGCGGCCCTGGGCGTGGATATCTCCAGGCTCTACACCATCGTTTTTGCCCTCGGCGCGGCGCTGGCAGGCCTTGCGGGCGCGCTTGTGGGTGCGATCCAGTCCGTGCAGGTCGGAATGGGCGAGCCTGTGCTGATCCTTGCCTTCGTGGTGATCGTCATCGGTGGGATCGGTTCGATCAAGGGCGCGCTAATCGGGTCTGTCCTCGTCGGGCTCACCGATACGATGGGCAAGCTCCTTTTGCCTGCGCTGTTCGGCCTGTTCATGGACAACTCTTCTGCCCAGGCCACGGGCTCGGCCATTGCGTCGATGCTGATCTACATCCTGATGGCGCTGGTGCTGATCTGGCGGCCACAGGGCCTGTTCGGAGCACGCGCATGAATCGCGAAGGCCTGATCAACGCAGCTCTCTTTCTGGGCCTGCTCGCCGTGCCGCTCTGGGCCTATGCGGCCGATGAGCCGTTTACCATCACGCTCGCGACCAAGGTCGCCATCCTCGCCCTGGCGGGGGTTGGCCTGAATATCGCGCTGGGCCTGGGCGGGCTGGTCAGCCTTGGCCATGCCGCGTTTTTCGGGCTGGGCGGCTACGCGATGGGCGTTCTTGCCAGCCATGCACAGGATTACTCCGCCCTCATGGAGTGGCCGTTTGTGATCGAGGGCACGAAGTCCATGCCGGTCATCTGGCTTGTGGCGGTCCTCGTTTCGGCGCTCGCGGCGCTTGCCATCGGCGCGCTCTCGCTGCGCACATCGGGGGTGTATTTCATCATGATCACCCTCGCGTTCGGGCAGATGTTCTATTACCTCTCGATCAGCTGGCCCGCCTATGGTGGTGAGGATGGTCTGTCGATCTATGTTCGCAATGGCTTTCCGGGGCTCAACACGCTCGATCCGATCCAGTTCTTCGGCATCTGCTTTGCCCTGCTGGCGCTGGCGCTCTGGCTCAATGCGCGCCTGGCGCGCTCGCCTTTCGGGCTGGCGCTCAACGCGGCGCGACAGGTCCCCATGCGGGTTGAAACCGTGGGGCTCAGCCCGTTTCGGCTGCGCCTGATCGCCTTTACCATTTCCGGGGCTATCACCGGGCTTGCGGGCGCGCTTTTTGCCGATCTCAACCGTTTTGTCAGCCCCACAATGTTCAGCTGGCACACCAGTGGCGAGATCATGATCTTCATCATCCTTGGAGGGGTCGGGCGGCTTTACGGCCCGGTGGCGGGTGCCGCGCTCTATATCACGCTGGAGCATGTCCTTGGGGGGCTGAGCGAGTTCTGGCATGTCTACCTTGGCCTGCTGCTGTTGCTCGTCGTTCTCTTTGCACGCGGCGGGTTGATCGGGCTTCTGGCCGGACGGAAGGTGGCGCATGACTGAATCGGTTCTCAGCACGTTTGGCATCACCAAGCGCTTTGGCGCCGTGACGGCGTGCGACGGTGTGACGCTCGATCTGCGGCCGGGCGAAATCCATGCGATCATCGGCCCCAATGGCGCGGGGAAATCCACGCTGATCGCGCAGATCTGCGGCGGGCTCCGGCCGGATGAAGGACGGGTTTCGTTTCTCGGACAGGACGTCACCGCGCTCAGTACCCGCAAACGTGCACAGATGGGCCTTGGCCGCACGTTCCAGATCTCGGCTTTGGCGATGGAAGATACGGTTCTGCAAAATGCCGTTCTGGGCGCATTGGGGGCCCGGGGCGGGGCGCTGGGCCTGTTGCGCCCGGTGCTGGGTGATGCGGACCTGCGCGCGCGTGCCCTGCATGCCCTGGAACGCGCGGGCCTTGCCGATCAGGCGCGCACCCGCACCGCAGAGCTGTCTCACGGGCAGCGGCGTCAGCTGGAAGTGGCCGTCGCCCTGACGCTGGAGCCCCGTGCTTTCGTTATGGATGAACCGATGGCGGGCATGGGCAGCGAAGGGTCGGCGCAGCTGACGCAGTTTCTGTCGGACCTGCGCGCCGAGGCTCCGATCCTGCTGGTCGAGCATGATATGGATGCCGTCTTTGCCCTTGCGGACCGGCTGAGCGTGCTGGTCTACGGCAAGATCATCGCGACCGGGACGGTGGATGAAATCCGCCGCAACCCGGAGGTGCAGACCGCCTATCTGGGAGAACAGGCATGAGCCTTCTGGAGGTGGAGAATCTCGCCGTTCGCTATGGGGCAAGCCAGGCGCTGTTCGACGTCTCTCTGACGCTGGGCGAGGGCGAAGTGCTGGCCCTTCTGGGGCGCAATGGCATGGGCAAGACCACGACCATCAAGGCGATCTGCCGCATGTTGCCTCTGGCGGGCGGCTCGGTCCGCTTTGCCGGGCAGGAGATGTCGCGCCTGCCGTCGCATCGCGCGGCGCGGCTTGGTGTGGGGCTGGTGCCCGAAGGACGACGTTGTTTTCCCAATCTCACGGTGTTGGAAAACCTCACCGCCGCCGCCCGCCCTGGGCATTGGGACGCAGCGCGCGTTGGCGCACTTTTCCCACGGCTGACGGAACGGGCGGACCAGATGGCGGCAACCCTTTCGGGAGGAGAGCAGCAGATGCTGGCGATTGCCCGCGCGCTCATGACCAACCCTCGGCTTCTGATCCTCGATGAAGCGACAGAAGGTCTTGCCCCCATCGTCCGTCAGGAGATCTGGGCGGCTATCGGCACCCTGAAGGAGCAAACCGGCCTGTCGATCCTGCTTGTCGACAAATCGCTTTCCGAATTGAAGCGCCTTGCAGACAGGGCCGTGATCCTGCAACGCGGCGCAAGCGTCTGGTCGGGCGCGTTCGCCGCGCTCGATCACACGACATCCGCGCGCTATATCGGCGTTTGATCCGGGGCTGACATATCGGGGAAAATTGGTTGCGGGGGTAGGATTTGAACCTACGACCTTCAGGTTATGAGCCTGACGAGCTACCGGGCTGCTCCACCCCGCGCCAATTCAGGTGGCCTATGTAGAGGCGGGGAAATGAGTCTGCAATGCCAAAAGCACA
This window harbors:
- a CDS encoding branched-chain amino acid ABC transporter permease, whose translation is MTFILFIEQLLNGLQFGVMLFLMAAGLTLVFGVMGLINLAHGSLYMVGAFAAAAVAGWSGSFLLGLAAALAAAAAAGALVEMLVIRRLYDRDHLDQVLATFALILIFSEGTRYIFGSFPLFLDIPDALSGPVILPGGIAYPAYRLAIIVTGLVIAAGLFLLIARTRLGVRIRAGEADREMIAALGVDISRLYTIVFALGAALAGLAGALVGAIQSVQVGMGEPVLILAFVVIVIGGIGSIKGALIGSVLVGLTDTMGKLLLPALFGLFMDNSSAQATGSAIASMLIYILMALVLIWRPQGLFGARA
- a CDS encoding branched-chain amino acid ABC transporter permease, translating into MNREGLINAALFLGLLAVPLWAYAADEPFTITLATKVAILALAGVGLNIALGLGGLVSLGHAAFFGLGGYAMGVLASHAQDYSALMEWPFVIEGTKSMPVIWLVAVLVSALAALAIGALSLRTSGVYFIMITLAFGQMFYYLSISWPAYGGEDGLSIYVRNGFPGLNTLDPIQFFGICFALLALALWLNARLARSPFGLALNAARQVPMRVETVGLSPFRLRLIAFTISGAITGLAGALFADLNRFVSPTMFSWHTSGEIMIFIILGGVGRLYGPVAGAALYITLEHVLGGLSEFWHVYLGLLLLLVVLFARGGLIGLLAGRKVAHD
- a CDS encoding ABC transporter ATP-binding protein, with translation MTESVLSTFGITKRFGAVTACDGVTLDLRPGEIHAIIGPNGAGKSTLIAQICGGLRPDEGRVSFLGQDVTALSTRKRAQMGLGRTFQISALAMEDTVLQNAVLGALGARGGALGLLRPVLGDADLRARALHALERAGLADQARTRTAELSHGQRRQLEVAVALTLEPRAFVMDEPMAGMGSEGSAQLTQFLSDLRAEAPILLVEHDMDAVFALADRLSVLVYGKIIATGTVDEIRRNPEVQTAYLGEQA
- a CDS encoding ABC transporter ATP-binding protein, with the translated sequence MSLLEVENLAVRYGASQALFDVSLTLGEGEVLALLGRNGMGKTTTIKAICRMLPLAGGSVRFAGQEMSRLPSHRAARLGVGLVPEGRRCFPNLTVLENLTAAARPGHWDAARVGALFPRLTERADQMAATLSGGEQQMLAIARALMTNPRLLILDEATEGLAPIVRQEIWAAIGTLKEQTGLSILLVDKSLSELKRLADRAVILQRGASVWSGAFAALDHTTSARYIGV